The following is a genomic window from Chloroflexota bacterium.
TCATCCAGGTCCCCACCGGCACCGTGGTCTTTGACGCGGAGACGGGCGAACTCATCGCCGACCTGACGGAGGACGGGCAGAAGGCGCTGGTGGCGCGGGGCGGGCGCGGCGGGCGCGGGAATGCGTCCTTCGCCACGCCCACCAATCAGGCGCCGCGCATCGCCGAGAAGGGCGAGCCTGGCCAGGAGCGCTGGCTGCGACTGGAGTTGCGCCTCATCGCCGATGTGGGCATCGTGGGCGCGCCCAACGCCGGCAAGTCCACGCTGCTGGCGGCGGTGAGCGCGGCCCGCCCCAAGATCGCCGATTATCCCTTCACCACGCTGATTCCCAACCTGGGCGTGGTGGAAGTGGACGGCGCGACCTTCGTGATGGCCGACATTCCGGGTCTCATTGAGGGCGCGCACCAGGGGGCCGGCCTGGGCGACAAGTTCCTGCGCCACGTCCGCCGCACGCGCCTGCTGGTGCATCTGCTGGACGGGGCCGCGCCCGACCCGCTGGCGGATTTCGCGGCCATCAACCGCGAACTGGAACTGTTCTCCCCCGACCTGGCCCGAAAGCCTCAGATTGTGGCGCTGAACAAGATGGATTTGCCCGAGGCGCAGGAGAAGTGGCCCCGCGTGGCCAGGGCGCTGAAGCGGCAGGGGTACGACGCGCTGGCCATCTCGGCGGCCACAGGCGAGGGCGTGCAGGCCCTGCTGCGCCAGGTGGCGGCGATGCTCCGCGAGTTGCCCCGCGAGCCCGCGCTTGCGCCGGAGCAAAGGGTCTTCCGTCCCAAGCCCGATGAGAACGCCTTTGAGATCGTGCGCGAGGGCGCGCACTGGCGCGTGAAGGGCATCAAAGTGGAGCGGGCCGCCGCGATGACCAACTGGGACCTGGACGAGGCCGTGTTCCGCTTCCAACGGTTGCTGGACGGCATGGGCATCACGGAGGCTCTGCGCGAAGCGGGCGTTGGGCCTGGGGATACGGTCGTCATCGGCGACGCGATGCTGGAGTGGCATGATTGAGCCGCCGCATCGGCACACAGGGAGGCATTCATGCGACTGGGCGTGTTCGGCGGGACCTTTGACCCTGTACACTACGGCCATCTCGTCGCCGCCGAGGAAGTGCGCTATCGGCTGCGTCTGGACAAGGTACTGTTCGTGCCGGCAGGCATGCCGCCCCACAAATTGGACCACGACATCACGCCGACGCGCCATCGCGTGGCCATGCTGGAACTGGCCATCGCGTCCAACCCGGGGTTCGCCCTGTCGCGGGTGGACATTGACCGCCACGGCCCGTGCTACACGGTGGACACGCTGGCGCTCCTGCATGAGGAATACGGGCCGGGGACCGAGTTGTTCTTCCTGATGGGCATGGACTCGCTGGCCGAAATTCTGACGTGGAAGGACCCGGAGCGGCTCATCCGCCTGGCGCAGATTGTGGTGGTGGGCCGGCCGGGGTTCCAGGCCGATGTGGACGAACTGGACAAGGTGCTGCCCGGGGCGGCGGAACGCATCTCCATCGTGGACACACCGCTCATGGAGGTCTCGTCCAGCGACATCCGCCAGCGCGTGCGCGAGGGCGCGCCGATTCGCTACCAGGTGCCTGAGACGGTGGAGGCGTACATTCGCGCGCATCGGCTGTACGTCGGCGACGCGCTGTAGAATTCACCGCACCGCGGAGACGCGGAGTGCCCAGAGATTCATCCCGACGGCTCTGCGCTCTCGGCGACCTCTGCGGTGAGAGACATCTTCGTGCGAGGAGTAGGCTATGCTCTGGGGTGGGCGATTCTCCGGCAAGCCGGATGAGACCATGCGGCGATTCGGCGATTCCATCGCCTTTGACGCGCGACTGTACGCCGCCGACATCCGGGGCAGCATCGCATGGGCGGGGGCGCTGGCGCGGGCAGGCCTGCTCACCGGCGAGGAGCGCGACCGACTTGT
Proteins encoded in this region:
- the obgE gene encoding GTPase ObgE — protein: MTEKGVFFDEAKIYVRGGDGGNGCVSFRREKFVPFGGPNGGNGGKGGDVYLVASAHLNTLIQFQRKIHFKAERGEHGRGKDQFGKSGADLFIQVPTGTVVFDAETGELIADLTEDGQKALVARGGRGGRGNASFATPTNQAPRIAEKGEPGQERWLRLELRLIADVGIVGAPNAGKSTLLAAVSAARPKIADYPFTTLIPNLGVVEVDGATFVMADIPGLIEGAHQGAGLGDKFLRHVRRTRLLVHLLDGAAPDPLADFAAINRELELFSPDLARKPQIVALNKMDLPEAQEKWPRVARALKRQGYDALAISAATGEGVQALLRQVAAMLRELPREPALAPEQRVFRPKPDENAFEIVREGAHWRVKGIKVERAAAMTNWDLDEAVFRFQRLLDGMGITEALREAGVGPGDTVVIGDAMLEWHD
- a CDS encoding nicotinate-nucleotide adenylyltransferase, yielding MRLGVFGGTFDPVHYGHLVAAEEVRYRLRLDKVLFVPAGMPPHKLDHDITPTRHRVAMLELAIASNPGFALSRVDIDRHGPCYTVDTLALLHEEYGPGTELFFLMGMDSLAEILTWKDPERLIRLAQIVVVGRPGFQADVDELDKVLPGAAERISIVDTPLMEVSSSDIRQRVREGAPIRYQVPETVEAYIRAHRLYVGDAL